In the genome of Poecilia reticulata strain Guanapo linkage group LG16, Guppy_female_1.0+MT, whole genome shotgun sequence, one region contains:
- the hspb6 gene encoding heat shock protein beta-6 produces MDFIVPPSVTTGGIPWEKVLPPRLNGSHGYYNWSPSLLIPETDSVSSAEVYCDEIGFTVQVDVKHFNPEDLLVKVVGDFVEVQGQHKEQKKEGHGFTTLQFNRRYRIPKGVNIMALESAVSPEGVLIISAPMLQIEGTRCLT; encoded by the exons ATGGATTTTATTGTGCCTCCCTCTGTGACAACTGGTGGTATTCCATGGGAGAAGGTTTTACCTCCTCGGCTGAACGGGTCTCATGGCTATTATAACTGGTCGCCATCATTACTGATTCCAGAGACTGATAGTGTCAGCTCTGCAGAG GTCTACTGTGATGAGATCGGATTTACAGTTCAAGTAGATGTGAAGCATTTCAACCCTGAGGACCTGCTGGTCAAAGTTGTGGGGGACTTTGTAGAAGTGCAAGGACAACACAAAGAGCAGAAG AAGGAGGGCCACGGCTTTACAACGCTGCAGTTTAACCGCCGCTACCGAATCCCAAAGGGCGTGAACATCATGGCGCTGGAGTCAGCCGTCTCTCCTGAAGGCGTTCTCATCATATCAGCCCCAATGCTGCAGATCGAAGGCACCAGATGCCTGACTTAA
- the proser3 gene encoding proline and serine-rich protein 3 translates to MKSSGPLFTRQNPFPPVSTVKTRAHYHPSLKKSLSKKEKKITLSPVRLHQTSNSPPRSLNRESQQLYENHDFPASDGQHVFTEIWPSTECGSSADVPEMLPDKLSTKLETSTVPSGVKEDSVLAKYIERFRRGRPQSRAERQQMASTVGGERLPFWWMTHSSVPSSNPAKSLDKDGHDSTADSLDEQPQHDMFFNVGSDCSQGEYDDTDLINLQERASRLLLRGECSPSDGSIPVSSDGLGCSDFSSPVSVDEPVRQPLIPSLTKSTTAVIGPDPAAAAAFSQKSVMATMTPPTRPEDDILFQWRLRRKMEQARGWSRSMKQSGLHDSAFSWQAPSLVHASQQLSSQPPRFSESDAHPHMKASQAETTEAHRRGAPAPSPPRFLPAGVPPSSLMSQTQTLSHTPTHMHLLCNVLPCPNQPTLANDEQSVSQKPLEPQTKAVHRETQVSESLLRTSSDGPIKECLPASRHASSGQGDGPSQQNILHKNKKKKLVTKESDQKTAPPSRHQRKAVRGSSYSSNPKNTASVKEQHHHNEGKAVPKESCTGGHGPPSSPVHTALGQVVSEVLFPTVAQKTPVSSVSTPKNISSPSGSPVPLNVTQNSLEVISQLLQEAEDSDGKEFEDDPLLQVLRQQRKWVKDQIREVDVRLNEYQEGQAVA, encoded by the exons ATGAAATCCAG CGGACCACTGTTTACGAGGCAGAATCCATTCCCACCTGTATCCACGGTGAAGACGAGGGCTCACTACCACCCATCACTCAAGAAGTCCCTGtcaaaaaaggagaagaaaatt actCTAAGTCCTGTTCGTTTGCATCAGACCTCTAATAGTCCACCTCGCTCTCTAAACCGGGAAAGCCAACAGCTGTATGAAAATCATGATTTTCCTGCCAGTGATGGACAACATGTATTTACCGAGATCTGGCCCTCTACCGAATGTGGATCCTCTGCTGACGTCCCTGAAATGTTGCCAGACAAACTCTCTACAAAATTAGAGACATCCACAGTTCCATCTGGCGTGAAGGAGGATTCTGTACTCGCAAA ATACATAGAACGTTTTCGTCGTGGTCGGCCTCAGAGCCGAGCGGAGCGCCAACAGATGGCTTCTACTGTTGGGGGAGAACGGCTCCCGTTTTGGTGGATGACCCATTCATCAGTCCCCAGTTCAAACCCAGCTAAATCACTAGACAAAG ACGGCCATGATTCTACCGCTGACAGTCTAGATGAACAGCCTCAACATGACATGTTCTTCAAT GTTGGGTCTGACTGCTCTCAGGGGGAATATGATGATACAGATTTAATAAACCTTCAAGAAAGAGCAAGCAGACTTCTACTGAGGGG CGAATGTAGTCCGAGTGACGGGTCCATTCCTGTTAGCTCAGATGGCCTAGGATGCTCCGATTTCTCCTCTCCAGTCAGCGTGGACGAGCCAGTGCGGCAGCCTTTGATTCCCAGTTTGACGAAGTCAACTACTG CAGTGATCGGTCCAgacccagctgctgctgctgccttctcTCAGAAATCTGTCATGGCCACCATGACACCTCCCACTCGCCCAGAGGACGATATTTTGTTCCAGTGGCGATTACGGAGGAAGATGGAGCAGGCTAGAGGGTGGTCCCGGTCCATGAAGCAGTCAGGGCTTCATGATTCTGCTTTCAGCTGGCAAGCCCCCAGTTTGGTCCATGCATCA CAACAACTGAGCTCCCAGCCTCCACGCTTCTCAGAAAGCGACGCTCATCCACACATGAAGGCTTCCCAAGCAGAAACCACTGAGGCCCACAGACGAGGTGCTCCAGCTCCAAGTCCTCCACGCTTCCTTCCTGCTGGTGTTCCCCCTTCTTCTTTGATGTCTCAGACCCAGACTCTTTCCCATACTCCTACTCACATGCACTTACTCTGCAATGTCCTTCCCTGCCCCAACCAGCCAACTCTTGCTAATGATGAGCAAAGCGTTTCACAGAAGCCACTTGAGCCCCAAACCAAAGCTGTCCACAGAGAAACCCAAGTCTCAGAAAGCTTATTGAGAACCAGCAGTGATGGGCCTATCAAAGAGTGTTTGCCAGCCTCACGGCATGCATCCTCTGGACAAGGAGATGGTCCTAGTCAGCAAAACATACTCCataagaacaagaagaagaaactggtGACAAAAGAGTCAGACCAGAAGACAGCCCCTCCCTCCAGGCACCAGAGGAAAGCTGTGAG GGGTTCTTCATATTCGAGCAATCCAAAAAACACAGCATCAGTAAAAGAGCAGCATCATCATAATGAAGGCAAGGCGGTTCCAAAGGAAAGCTGCACTGGCGGTCATGGGCCTCCGTCCTCTCCAGTTCACACCGCCTTAGGACAG GTAGTTTCAGAGGTTTTGTTCCCTACGGTGGCTCAGAAGACTCCAGTTTCATCCGTTTCTACTCCTAAAAACATCTCCTCACCTTCAGGGTCCCCCGTTCCTTTAAATGTTACACAGAACTCCCTGGAGGTCATTTCACAGCTGCTTCAAGAGGCTGAAG ATTCTGATGGAAAAGAGTTTGAAGATGACCCTCTGTTGCAAGTCCTTCGCCAACAGAGAAAATGGGTGAAAGATCAGATAAG AGAGGTGGACGTCAGGCTGAATGAATACCAGGAAGGACAAGCAGTGGCTTGA
- the lin37 gene encoding protein lin-37 homolog isoform X1 — protein sequence MHHVKIKTERPDLESTGARGRLDAVLKGLVEKTENEREPNEDPGKLSVDALNKDLSPSSAGKRPSARFPQHRRKKRKEMDEGIPETNQHKQNAYIIKLFDRSVDLAQFNTTTPLYPICRAWMRNNPSYREPAASPSSPQSIPEEEVTDMMNGKGQNVYRLPPPSACPVNPSGELINLRIPQTEKPTISKFTEVPVSGALISDHMERWKKIRQKWKECSNKNQMRYSESIKVLKEMKELYDH from the exons atgcaccacgtcaagataaaaacagaaaggccAG ATCTGGAGAGCACAGGTGCTCGTGGCAGGTTGGATGCTGTCCTAAAGGGTCTCGtagaaaagactgaaaatgaaag AGAACCAAATGAAGACCCAGGAAAGTTGTCAGTGGATGCTTTAAACAA AGATTTGTCTCCGTCATCTGCTGGAAAAag acCTTCAGCAAGATTTCCACAGcacagaaggaagaaaagaaaggagatgGATGAGGGCATCCCAGAGACCAATCAACATAAACAGA ATGCATACATTATTAAGTTGTTTGATCGCAGTGTTGATTTAGCTCAATTCAACACCACCACCCCACTGTATCCAATCTGCCGTGCCTGGATGAGAAACAATCCTTCCTACAGGGAACCTGCGGCTTCTCCAAGCTCCCCTCAAAGCATACCAGAAGAGGAG gtcacAGACATGATGAATGGCAAAGGTCAGAATGTGTACCGACTTCCTCCTCCATCTGCCTGCCCAGTTAACCCCTCTGGTGAACTCATCAATCTCAGGATCCCACAGACTGAAAAGCCCACTATTTCCAAG TTCACAGAGGTTCCTGTATCAGGAGCTCTCATCAGTGACCACATGGAACGCTGGAAAAAGATTAGACAGAA ATGGAAGGAATGCTCCAATAAAAACCAGATGAGATACAGTGAGAGCATCAAGGTTCTGAAGGAAATGAAGGAACTCTATGACCACTGA
- the lin37 gene encoding protein lin-37 homolog isoform X2: MHHVKIKTERPDLESTGARGRLDAVLKGLVEKTENEREPNEDPGKLSVDALNKDLSPSSAGKRPSARFPQHRRKKRKEMDEGIPETNQHKQNAYIIKLFDRSVDLAQFNTTTPLYPICRAWMRNNPSYREPAASPSSPQSIPEEEVTDMMNGKGQNVYRLPPPSACPVNPSGELINLRIPQTEKPTISKVLKSFHRGSCIRSSHQ; encoded by the exons atgcaccacgtcaagataaaaacagaaaggccAG ATCTGGAGAGCACAGGTGCTCGTGGCAGGTTGGATGCTGTCCTAAAGGGTCTCGtagaaaagactgaaaatgaaag AGAACCAAATGAAGACCCAGGAAAGTTGTCAGTGGATGCTTTAAACAA AGATTTGTCTCCGTCATCTGCTGGAAAAag acCTTCAGCAAGATTTCCACAGcacagaaggaagaaaagaaaggagatgGATGAGGGCATCCCAGAGACCAATCAACATAAACAGA ATGCATACATTATTAAGTTGTTTGATCGCAGTGTTGATTTAGCTCAATTCAACACCACCACCCCACTGTATCCAATCTGCCGTGCCTGGATGAGAAACAATCCTTCCTACAGGGAACCTGCGGCTTCTCCAAGCTCCCCTCAAAGCATACCAGAAGAGGAG gtcacAGACATGATGAATGGCAAAGGTCAGAATGTGTACCGACTTCCTCCTCCATCTGCCTGCCCAGTTAACCCCTCTGGTGAACTCATCAATCTCAGGATCCCACAGACTGAAAAGCCCACTATTTCCAAGGTTCTAAAATCAT TTCACAGAGGTTCCTGTATCAGGAGCTCTCATCAGTGA